In Uranotaenia lowii strain MFRU-FL chromosome 2, ASM2978415v1, whole genome shotgun sequence, one genomic interval encodes:
- the LOC129741819 gene encoding uncharacterized protein LOC129741819, which yields METPNLPEPAIPSAPTPLILCYFFHICASDNQGPQPSIDGSSSVFDGLALGSSLQEYLDAFATFPNRIDAVQRDFDSYLAKLKASNPNDQIFQDSLLEIGVKLRELTDAIKADYQYGLIHLMQNPMPYLIEHFTPWAEDRATFVGQTNALISSGTPEQKSCAKSLVINFMSAEFNLLGEETQNFASVLAVYEFYYVMISKFFYIVVTILKVTLNFFSNPGFSGTDMIQYFNPVYETCLNGAVPFFSNIVDIIYYLTEGVANGFFTSVLERLEGVLASAKSSLLLC from the exons ATGGAAACACCAAATTTACCGGAGCCCGCTATACCGTCTGCGCCTACACCGTTGATTCTgtgctatttttttcat ATATGTGCCTCAGATAATCAGGGTCCTCAGCCGTCAATTGATGGTTCTTCATCGGTTTTCGATGGGCTCGCCCTAGGCAGCTCTTTGCAAGAGTATTTGGACGCGTTTGCCACTTTTCCCAACAGGATCGATGCAGTGCAAAGAGACTTCGACAGTTATCTAGCCAAACTCAAAGCCAGCAACCCGAATGACCAGATTTTCCAAGACTCGCTGCTAGAAATTGGTGTCAAACTTCGAGAGCTGACGGACGCAATTAAAGCCGATTATCAATATGGTTTAATCCATTTAATGCAGAATCCTATGCCATATTTGATCGAGCATTTTACCCCGTGGGCAGAAGATAGAGCCACCTTCGTGGGGCAAACAAATGCTTTGATTAGCAGTGGAACTCCTGAACAAAAATCATGTGCCAAGAGTTTAGTAATTAATTTCATGTCGGCTGAGTTCAATTTGCTAGGAGAAGAGACACAAAACTTCGCTAGCGTATTGGCGGTCTATgaattttattatgttatgatatctaaatttttttatattgtggTAACTATCTTAAAGGTTACGCTTAACTTCTTTTCAAACCCTGGATTCTCTGGAACAGACatgattcaatatttcaatcCGGTTTACGAAACGTGTTTAAACGGTGCAGTACCATTTTTCTCTAATATTGTAGATATAATATATTACTTGACGGAAGGAGTTGCAAACGGTTTCTTTACAAGCGTACTAGAACGTTTAGAAGGAGTTCTTGCGAGTGCGAAAAGTTCTCTTCTCCTATGCTGA